Proteins from one Primulina huaijiensis isolate GDHJ02 chromosome 18, ASM1229523v2, whole genome shotgun sequence genomic window:
- the LOC140964162 gene encoding translation initiation factor eIF2B subunit delta-like, which translates to MDPRRVPRTVSDPKFRQVGFFAPGAAPDRSQSAPPDPTSSSPPVSNISPSGNSLYPVMIPPPRNLPTDLSRHFPHGPPLSLLHASRAADSSIPVGSYNPSEFISPTAVTDFSEDHISPKLGVRGSSGKFATSLPAGGFEMAAVKQNSVVKLDHDVSDEGANMEMRKEQRPAGGKPLKEKTSKAERRASQEAQRAAKASARGEGNKTSVASGANSANANTGKAVKVVPQRTDSSPVAASEKKGGERQPDKDRKKDVPHPRMQFDDKNRVEKAKKRSVVKQIEAKNRVELFRHLPQYEHGTRLLDLESKFFQLDTVHPAVYKVGLRYLDGDISGGNARCVTMLLAFQEAIKDYYTPPEKALIRDLTTKINGYISFLIECRPLSISMGNAIRFLKTRIAKLPLSLSESEAKASLISDIEHFISEKIILADKVIVNHAVTKIRDGDVLLTYASSSAVEMVLLHAHELGKQFRVVVVDSRPKLEGQKLLRRLVGKGIICTYTHINAVSYLMHEVTRVFLGASSILSNGTVYSRVGTACVAMVAHQFRIPVLICCEAYKFHERVQLDSICSNELGDPDAISRVSGRKEISSLDGWAKSENLQMLNLIYDATPSDYVSMIITDYGMIPPTSVPVIVREYRREHLWT; encoded by the exons ATGGACCCGCGCCGTGTTCCTCGCACAGTCAGCGACCCAAAATTCCGGCAAGTTGGATTCTTCGCCCCGGGAGCTGCACCCGACCGGTCTCAATCGGCTCCACCCGACCCCACATCATCGTCGCCTCCTGTCTCCAACATTTCACCCTCTGGAAACTCCTTATATCCCGTCATGATCCCGCCGCCGCGCAACTTACCCACTGACCTCTCTCGCCACTTTCCTCACGGGCCGCCGTTATCCCTTCTCCATGCCTCACGCGCTGCGGATTCTTCTATTCCAGTTGGAAGCTACAACCCCTCGGAGTTCATATCTCCTACGGCGGTTACAGATTTCTCTGAGGACCATATATCCCCTAAGTTGGGAGTCAGAGGTAGTTCTGGAAAATTTGCCACTTCTTTGCCTGCTGGTGGATTCGAAATGGCAGCTGTTAAGCAGAATAGTGTGGTCAAATTGGATCACGATGTCTCAG ATGAAGGTGCAAATATGGAAATGCGAAAAGAGCAGAGGCCTGCTGGTGGAAAGCCTTTAAAGGAGAAGACCTCCAAGGCTGAAAGACGCGCTTCTCAAGAGGCTCAAAGAGCGGCAAAGGCTTCTGCTAGAG GGGAGGGAAATAAGACCTCTGTTGCTTCTGGAGCCAATTCTGCAAATGCCAATACTGGTAAGGCTGTGAAGGTGGTTCCACAAAGGACAGACAGCTCTCCTGTTGCAGCTTCTGAGAAAAAAGGTGGTGAACGCCAACCAGATAAAGATAGAAAGAAAGACGTCCCTCATCCTAGGATGCAGTTTGATGATAAAAATAGAGTTGAGAAGGCAAAGAAACGATCGGTGGTAAAACAAATTGAAGCAAAAAACAGGGTTGAACTCTTCAGGCATTTACCGCAGTATGAACATGGAACGCGGCTTCTTGACCTCGAATCGAAGTTCTTTCAACTTGATACTGTTCATCCTGCAGTTTACAAG GTTGGTCTAAGATATCTAGATGGCGATATTTCTGGTGGCAATGCTCGCTGTGTTACTATGCTCCTTGCATTTCAAGAGGCGATTAAAGACTACTACACACCACCAGAGAAAGCCCTGATCAGGGACTTGACTACAAAAATTAATGGTTACATCTCTTTTCTGATTGAATGCAGACCCCTTTCAATCAGCATGGGGAATGCTATTAGATTTCTTAAAACCCGAATTGCAAAATTACCTTTGAGCCTCTCCGAGTCTGAGGCAAAAGCAAGTCTTATCTCAGATATTGAACATTTTATTAGCGAAAAGATAATTCTAGCAGATAAGGTCATTGTAAATCACGCTGTGACCAAAATTAGGGATGGTGATGTTCTTCTCACATATGCTTCATCATCTGCTGTTGAGATGGTGTTGTTACATGCTCACGAACTTGGTAAACAGTTCCGGGTTGTGGTAGTCGATTCACGTCCAAAGCTTGAAGGACAAAAGTTGCTTCGTAGGCTCGTGGGAAAGGGTATTATCTGTACATACACTCATATAAATGCTGTTTCTTATCTCATGCACGAGGTGACTAGAGTATTTTTGGGTGCTTCATCGATATTGTCTAATGGGACGGTTTATTCGAGGGTTGGCACCGCATGTGTTGCTATGGTTGCTCATCAGTTCCGCATCCCAGTCTTGATATGTTGTGAAGCATACAAATTTCATGAAAGGGTTCAACTTGATTCAATCTGCTCCAATGAACTTG GTGATCCTGATGCCATCTCGAGAGTTTCTGGCAGAAAAGAAATCAGTTCTTTAGATGGTTGGGCCAAAAGTGAGAATCTACAAATGCTGAATCTGAT TTATGATGCAACACCTTCTGATTACGTTTCAATGATCATTACAGACTATGGCATG ATACCACCTACAAGTGTGCCTGTCATCGTTCGAGAATATCGAAGAGAACACTTGTGGACATAA
- the LOC140963809 gene encoding cyclin-B1-2-like, with translation MDSAKVIPFEGLRDDPLRYGIHGVKSDIIEPHPLESAFRSAKLNQEDMKKRILCNTYGAALPMKRELDRQILSKFQRPPGAIPSSFLGLEAIDGTLEGFGFEDYLNDPKDSESFRTADMHHGMEVRLGLSKGPPCPSFM, from the exons ATGGATTCGGCGAAGGTGATACCATTCGAAGGCCTGAGAGACGACCCGCTACGATATGGAATCCATGGCGTCAAGAGCGATATTATTGAGCCTCACCCCCTCGAATCTGCCTTTCGATCT GCGAAGTTGAATCAAGAAGACATGAAGAAGAGAATTTTATGTAACACTTACGGTGCGGCGTTACCAATGAAGAGGGAACTCGATCGCCAAATTCTATCCAA ATTTCAAAGGCCTCCTGGAGCTATACCATCATCCTTTTTGGGTCTAGAGGCCATTGACGGAACTTTGGAAGGTTTTGGTTTTGAAGACTACCTCAATG ATCCAAAGGATTCTGAGTCATTCCGCACTGCTGATATGCATCATGGAATGGAAGTGCGACTTGGGCTGTCAAAAGGACCACCATGCCCCAGTTTCATGTGA